GATATCCGTTTTTCGTCCTTGTCCATATTCCTCCGGCGTTAACGGAAATATCGGGGAGCAAACCGGCGTAAGCCGCTTTTTTTAAGTCCATTTTTTCAGATATTATATGCTCGGCTTCCAAAATATTCCCCTGATTCGTCAGAGCCCTTTTAATAGCCGATGCCAAAGATATTTTAATTCTGCTCGGCGCGGAAGGCAAGTTTCTACCTGCTGCGGTTAAATAGATTCCGGCAGGCGGACTTGCGGCGCCTGCGGCATACGCCGTTTTGACGATATTTAAGGCGGATAATAAATAGTTAAATGAACAGCCTGCGATAATTAAAAATAAAAATAAAAAAACCGAATTTATATAAGTTTTTATAGCCATGCCGCTATTTTTTCTCATCAATCGTTTATTGCAACTATTTTATTTTTAGATTTTAAACCTGTTTTTATGGTAATTTTGTTTTTAGGCGTGTCGTAAATTTCGGCGATTTTTCTTATGACCGCTTCGTTTGCTTTATTCTCTACCGGACGTTCCTTTATTGAAATTTTCAGCGTTCCGTCGTCTAATATTTCATAGCCTTCGATTTTTGAACCTGTTTTTACCGCAACCGAAATTTTTTTTTTGCATAAAAATTTAATGAAAGATATAGTAATGTATTATTATATAAAATGCGGCTTCATTATACAACTTTAATCCTTCAATAGAAAATATTTAGATGTTTCTTTTATATGTAAATACTGGATTACCGCTTCGCTCTCGTGCCTTACGGCATCTTCTGTACGCAAGGGCGGCTTGCGCGCCCTTTAACGCGTGCCTTCGATATGTGAAGTTCCTTTAGAACTTTCCCGCTTTCGCGGGAATGACTTCGAGGAAATTTATAATTTCAACCATTAGGTGCCCCAACCCGCTTCAGCGGGAATCCGGAAAATTAAATTATATAATAATTCTCCTCAGGAGGATTAAGGCGCAAATAGGCAGGGAGGAGAGCGTTAGATAGGTACGAACATAATCCATCCCTCCTTATCGCTATTGGTTGCTTTTTTATACCGGTAAGTATGTTCGTATCATGTGCCAAATTGTCAAAAATTGATACGAATTGATTTTGTTAAGACGCCTTATCCTTTATTTTATTTCCCGGCAATTTTGTCGGCATAAAGGATAAGGCGTCAGTTTTGTATGCGCAAACTGCGCATTAAAAACAAGCTCTTCAGACATAGCATGAATCGGTTTTCCCATAGTTTGCCAGCATTATGAAATTAAATTCTTCTATGGGAATTTCTAGAAATACCGGCATTTCGTAAATTCTTTTCATTATTTTCACCCCCCTTATTTTTTTATTATTTATTTGCCGTTCATTTTTA
The Candidatus Acidulodesulfobacterium acidiphilum DNA segment above includes these coding regions:
- a CDS encoding DUF167 domain-containing protein, giving the protein MSVAVKTGSKIEGYEILDDGTLKISIKERPVENKANEAVIRKIAEIYDTPKNKITIKTGLKSKNKIVAIND